One stretch of Miscanthus floridulus cultivar M001 chromosome 18, ASM1932011v1, whole genome shotgun sequence DNA includes these proteins:
- the LOC136520794 gene encoding HVA22-like protein a translates to MGSGSFLKVLANNFDVLAGPLISLAYPLYASVRAIETKNPVDDQQWLTYWVLYSFITLFELTFAPIIEWLPFWSYAKLFFNCWLVLPWFNGAAYVYDHFVRPMFVNRQIVNIWYVPRNEKLGKSDDVLSAAERYIEKNGPEAFEKLISKSTKSSKSRNTKRSILEEAEPENRAKAERESWGENPFYDKNYRY, encoded by the exons ATGGGGTCCGGATCTTTCCTCAAGGTGCTGGCCAACAACTTCGATGTCCTTGCCGG GCCACTCATATCACTTGCTTATCCTCT ATATGCTTCTGTTAGAGCAATAGAGACAAAAAATCCTGTAGATGATCAGCAGTGGCTCACTTACTGGGTGTTGTACTCATTTATCACTTTGTTTGAGTTAACTTTTGCTCCAATTATCGAGTG GCTTCCATTTTGGTCATATGCAAAGCTGTTCTTTAACTGCTGGTTGGTCTTACCTTGGTTCAATGGTGCTGCTTATGTTTACGACCATTTTGTGCGGCCAATGTTTGTGAACCGCCAAATAGTGAACATATGGTATGTTCCAAGGAATGAGAAGCTAGGTAAATCTGATGATGTTCTGTCAGCTGCAGAGAGATATATTGAGAAAAATGGACCGGAAGCATTTGAAAAGCTCATCAGCAAG TCTACAAAGTCTTCGAAATCAAGGAACACAAAGCGGTCGATCCTGGAGGAGGCAGAGCCTGAAAACAGAGCTAAGGCTGAAAGAGAATCGTGGGGTGAAAATCCCTTCTACGACAAAAATTACAGATACTAA
- the LOC136522856 gene encoding uncharacterized protein → MALVPIKQLDSPCGYLRWKESVLLRVHTLGVARVLFEDRPTGDGAAGDDASAQAAAKKWARDDAVCRGHILATLSDRLLSDYQRFATAADLWRALARTYHVDTPRVWRDKFDAFEFEEGAGGVFLEQIAHAEALGVAARLPEGFVAYELCGRLPEVVSDAVVMRSGPDNEMTMSLVWDVARRVVASGAGPERLWRTTTVMADEAEGCCSDGPKPEQSTGRRNRGEPGHVAKNSRRRV, encoded by the coding sequence ATGGCATTGGTCCCCATCAAACAACTGGACAGCCCCTGCGGCTACCTGCGGTGGAAGGAATCGGTGCTCCTCCGCGTCCACACCCTCGGCGTCGCCCGCGTGCTCTTCGAGGACCGCCCCACTGGCGACGGCGCCGCCGGCGACGACGCCTCGGCGCAGGCAGCGGCCAAGAAGTGGGCGCGCGACGACGCCGTGTGCCGCGGCCACATCCTCGCCACGCTCTCCGACCGCCTGCTATCGGACTATCAGCGCTTTGCCACCGCGGCGGACCTGTGGCGCGCCCTGGCGCGCACCTACCACGTGGACACGCCGCGCGTCTGGCGGGACAAGTTCGACGCGTTCGAGTTCGAGGAAGGCGCCGGGGGCGTTTTCCTGGAGCAGATCGCGCACGCGGAGGCCCTGGGCGTCGCCGCGAGGCTCCCGGAGGGCTTCGTCGCCTACGAGCTCTGCGGGAGGCTCCCGGAGGTCGTCAGCGACGCCGTCGTCATGCGCTCCGGTCCTGACAACGAGATGACCATGAGCTTGGTCTGGGATGTCGCACGGCGTGTAGTGGCCAGTGGCGCAGGACCGGAACGTCTCTGGAGGACGACGACGGTGATGGCTGACGAGGCGGAGGGCTGCTGTTCCGACGGTCCAAAGCCGGAGCAGAGCACGGGGCGCAGGAACCGTGGCGAGCCTGGACATGTTGCCAAGAACTCCAGGCGTAGGGTTTGA
- the LOC136522438 gene encoding transcription factor ILI4 produces MSSRRSRASVSEEEINELISRLQTLLPSARRRGGSQASTTKLLKETCSYIKSLHREVDDLSDRLSDLMATMDHNSPGAEIIRSLLR; encoded by the exons atgtcgagccggaggtcccGCGCGTCGGTCTCGGAGGAGGAGATCAACGAGCTTATCTCCAGGCTGCAGACGCTGCTCCCCAGCGCGCGCCGCCGTGGCGGCAGCCAG GCGTCGACGACGAAGCTGCTCAAGGAGACGTGCAGCTACATCAAGAGCCTGCACCGGGAGGTGGACGACCTGAGCGACCGCCTGTCGGACCTCATGGCCACCATGGACCACAACAGCCCTGGCGCCGAGATCATCCGCAGCCTCCTCCGCTAG